A single window of Neospora caninum Liverpool complete genome, chromosome XII DNA harbors:
- a CDS encoding putative protein disulfide-isomerase has product MAPFPLTKTRTASSCIFLIYVFVAFVRADQGETANDVDSFGAPPLGHIVRSSIPPVPRLLSRADSAAKALKPAKRQSATPLQDLHDYNAGSHSHSPGHENLDGCTPEEGCQTPRHSGGKRKPEMLSTAVMSRGAVSLTDDNYHDFMAAHSMVLVLYYAPWCYWSQRTSPEFDAAARVLAHDKTDPPVFLAKVDCTQHTQVMRKEDIQEYPTLKFFMHGHPKEYTGGRKRAEILKWLQENLDRDRIIASVNALEEVLATRQLGTLVVIAAQELPRPVAVQGGAAPSSSDSSPATLGGHNFGEGAASVTTQRALRLGMAKTGSNLEANASDLVTTSGETPPLSGGTPSRRVRAAGHSRGNTADQKDPLVSTSGAVSHASKKIDREIFVKVSRMMGSDVLFGEIADPDVLQYYLDIHVRPYMKTRLDMAHIHLPFIAAFPSQSDSDDFEERPPSLVAGAVEEEIVIYTGAFNDQESLIRFVQTHKFPPALPFTGIVAPRLFEDGRPICVMFLDDASSVKRNGQVHVPIERTLEIRKMFEDVASTYRSQLIFTVSGTKEPHEKRLLTLLGVEDDREGPQLRIVTFNPSGNGKYHPALKFRPIQTTPLNNGTSRSTTGEDFSKGTNSMEKKPEETNQGSDLQKRTGLRSSTIPSVEEPSVELQQERPSRKEGLRNMRSQSSLDENALQEFKENLKNFVTGYLDGSLAPYLRSEPVPAEEENQGVLKVVVGSTFNELVLQTDKDVLVEFGAPWCGHCRKVEPTLKMVAAVLRDSGSELLVAKMDATRNEVKDLYFTGYPTLLLFPANKKADPLMYQGDRSEEDLLQWLAANVDRKDINLELCSEKIKRLLEQQLMLKSGPVSESGEPLISSWGTLTHAERSVLEEL; this is encoded by the exons ATGGCGCCGTTTCCTCTaacaaaaacgcgaacggCCTCATCGTGTATCTTTCTCATCTACGTCTTCGTGGCGTTCGTCAGAGCTGACCaaggagaaacagcaaaTGACGTGGACTCTTTCGGTGCACCCCCATTGGGCCATATTGTTCGTTCCTCGATTCCTCCCGTTCCGCGGTTGCTCTCCCGGGCGGACAGCGCGGCGAAGGCTTTGAAACCCGCGAAACGGCAGTCTGCTACTCCTCTGCAAGACTTACATGACTACAATGCTGGTTCTCATTCCCACTCTCCAGGCCACGAAAATCTCGATGGCTGCACGCCAGAAGAGGGCTGCCAAACGCCGCGGCATTcagggggaaaaaggaagcccGAGATGTTAAGCACTGCCGTGATGAGTCGTGGAGCAGTATCTCTGACTGATGATAACTACCACGACTTCATGGCCGCACATTCCATGGTGCTCGTTCTATACTATGCGCCCTGGTGTTACTGGTCTCAGCGGACCAGTCCGGAGTTCGATGCGGCCGCTCGCGTGCTGGCCCATGACAAAACGGACCCGCCTGTGTTTCTTGCTAAAGTCGACTGCACGCAGCATACACAGGTCatgaggaaagaagacattCAAGAATATCCCACCCTCAAGTTCTTTATGCATGGACACCCGAAGGAGTACACAG GTGGCCGTAAAAGGGCAGAGATATTGAAATGGCTGCAGGAAAACTTAGACAGGGACCGCATCATTGCCTCCGTGAATGCCCTGGAAGAAGTTCTGGCCACTCGACAGTTGGGGACTCTTGTCGTCATTGCGGCTCAAGAGTTGCCTAGGCCAGTTGCGGTCCAAGGTGGTGCTgcaccttcttcctctgaCTCGTCTCCCGCCACTCTTGGGGGACACAACTTTGGGGAAGGGGCCGCATCAGTCACTACACAGAGAGCGCTGAGACTCGGCATGGCCAAAACGGGGTCTAACTTGGAGGCAAATGCATCTGACTTGGTGACTACTAGCGGGGAGACGCCTCCTCTGTCAGGCGGAACCCCCAGTCGCCGGGTCCGCGCAGCTGGGCATAGCCGTGGCAATACAGCCGACCAGAAAGACCCCTTGGTTTCTACGTCTGGTGCTGTCTCGCATGCCTCGAAAAAGATCGATCGTGAGATATTCGTAAAAGTCTCTCGCATGATGGGCAGCGACGTCCTGTTTGGTGAGATCGCCGACCCGGATGTCCTGCAGTACTACCTTGATATCCACGTCAGGCCATACATGAAGACGCGTCTCGACATGGCTCATATTCAT CTTCCGTTCATTGCAGCATTTCCGAGTcagagcgacagcgacgatTTTGAGGAGCGTCCCCCCTCACTTGTAGCCGGTGCAGTCGAGGAGGAGATTGTTATCTACACGGGAGCGTTCAATGACCAAGAAAGCCTTATACGGTTTGTGCAAACACACAAGTTTCCTCCAGCTCTTCCGTTTACGGGGATCGTAGCGCCCAGGCTTTTCGAAG ATGGTCGTCCGATCTGCGTCATGTTCCTCGATGACGCCAGTTCAGTCAAGCGGAACGGCCAAGTCCACGTTCCCATCGAGCGAACGTTAGAAATCAGGAAAATGTTCGAGGACGTTGCTTCTACCTACAGAAGCCAGCTCATCTTCACAGTATCAG GCACAAAGGAGCCGCATGAAAAGCGACTTTTGACATTGCTCGGCGTCGAAGATGATCGGGAGGGTCCCCAACTGCGTATTGTCACTTTTAATCCTAGTGGCAATGGGAAGTATCACCCTGCACTGAAGTTTCGTCCAATTCAGACGACGCCGCTCAATAACGGAACCTCTCGCAGCACGACCGGAGAAGATTTTTCGAAGGGGACTAATAGTATGGAAAAGAAACCTGAAGAGACCAATCAAGGGAGCGATTTGCAGAAAAGAACTGGACTACGGTCTTCGACGATACCCTCTGTTGAGGAGCCATCCGTCGAATTGCAACAGGAAAGACCTTCGCGAAAGGAAGGACTAAGAAACATGAGAAGTCAGTCCAGTCTAGACGAAAATGCGCTACAAGAGTTTAAGGAG AACCTCAAGAACTTTGTGACTGGCTACCTCGACGGCTCCCTCGCACCTTACTTGAGATCCGAGCCTGTACctgctgaagaggaaaaccaAG GCGTCCTTAAAGTGGTTGTGGGGTCTACATTCAACGAGCTCGTGCTGCAAACCGATAAAGATGTTTTGGTCGAGTTTGGCGCACCCTG GTGCGGGCACTGCCGCAAGGTCGAGCCGACGTTGAAAATGGTTGCAGCAGTTCTACGAGATTCTGGAAGCGAGTTACTGGTGGCAAAGATGGACGCGACTCGCAATGAAGTGAAAGATCTTTATTTCACTGGGTATCCTACCCTACTTCTTTTCCCTGCGAACAAAAAGGCAGATCCATTAATGTaccaaggagacagaagtgAGGAAGACCTCCTGCAGTGGCTGGCTGCCAATGTGGATAGGAAGGACATAAATTTGGAACTTTGTTCGGAGAAAATCAAACGGCTTTTGGAGCAGCAACTCATGTTGAAGTCGGGACCTGTTTCAGAAAGTGGTGAACCCCTCATTTCGTCTTGGGGAACTctgacgcatgcagagaggagtGTTCTTGAGGAACTATAG